One part of the Vitis riparia cultivar Riparia Gloire de Montpellier isolate 1030 chromosome 6, EGFV_Vit.rip_1.0, whole genome shotgun sequence genome encodes these proteins:
- the LOC117916949 gene encoding anthocyanidin 3-O-glucosyltransferase 7-like, whose protein sequence is MMKILTNILKNYASMDQHIGVLAFPFTSHPQTLLGLVRRLAFAAPHTKFSFFSTANSNAFLFSTQSADGLNNVKPYDVVDGVPEGHVLSGNPEEVVGFFLKGAVGNFRQAMEVAVADTARKISCLVTDAFLWFGADMAEEMGVPWVPFWIAGLSALSVHFHTDAIRQKIGLNGHEDQTLDFIPGLSAMRVRDLPEGIVSGDLDSAPSRMLHKMGLLLPRATAVIANSVEELNPIVATDLRSKLPKLLCLAPPTPSPQPASNPDTSSCLSWLDKQKAKTVAYISFGSILSPSPDELVALTEALEATGVPFLWSIKDNAKKNLPKGFLEMTSGKGTVVPWAPQMQVLKHPSVGVHVTHSGWNSVMESIAGEVPMICRPFFADNSLNCRAVEDVWGIGVGIEGGVFTKSGLVSALEQVLLGEGKKMREKIGVLKELCRKADEPNGSSSQNFNTLLELVTKFQMDSSAN, encoded by the exons ATGATGAAG ATCCTCACCAATATCTTAAAAAACTACGCCTCCATGGACCAACACATTGGTGTCTTGGCCTTCCCCTTCACCTCCCATCCTCAAACCCTGCTCGGACTTGTCCGCAGGCTCGCATTTGCAGCGCCCCACACAAAGTTCTCCTTCTTCAGTACCGCAAACTCCAATGCCTTCCTCTTCTCCACCCAAAGCGCCGATGGCCTTAATAATGTTAAACCCTACGACGTGGTGGATGGGGTGCCGGAGGGCCATGTGCTTTCCGGGAACCCTGAAGAGGTTGTTGGGTTTTTCTTGAAGGGGGCGGTTGGGAACTTTAGGCAGGCTATGGAAGTGGCGGTGGCGGATACCGCGAGGAAGATTAGCTGCTTGGTCACCGATGCGTTTTTATGGTTTGGTGCGGATATGGCCGAGGAAATGGGGGTTCCATGGGTGCCGTTTTGGATAGCTGGCCTTTCTGCGCTCTCTGTCCACTTTCATACTGATGCCATAAGGCAAAAAATAGGACTTAATG GGCATGAAGACCAGACCCTTGACTTCATTCCAGGATTGTCAGCAATGCGGGTTAGAGACTTACCTGAAGGAATAGTTTCCGGGGACTTAGATTCTGCCCCCTCACGCATGCTGCATAAAATGGGGCTCTTGCTGCCACGAGCAACTGCAGTTATCGCAAACTCCGTTGAAGAGTTAAACCCCATAGTTGCAACCGATCTCAGGTCCAAGCTCCCAAAGCTTCTATGCTTGGCTCCTCCTACCCCATCACCACAACCAGCATCCAATCCCGATACGAGCAGCTGCCTCTCATGGTTGGACAAGCAGAAAGCAAAGACAGTAGCATATATCAGCTTTGGAAGCATATTATCCCCATCCCCAGATGAGCTAGTAGCACTAACAGAAGCCCTAGAAGCAACTGGGGTGCCATTCCTTTGGTCAATTAAAGACAACGCAAAGAAAAATTTGCCAAAAGGGTTTCTAGAGATGACAAGCGGAAAGGGAACAGTAGTTCCCTGGGCTCCTCAGATGCAAGTTCTGAAACACCCTTCAGTTGGAGTGCATGTGACGCATAGTGGTTGGAACTCAGTGATGGAGAGCATTGCAGGCGAGGTGCCCATGATCTGCAGGCCATTCTTTGCGGATAATAGTCTCAACTGTCGAGCAGTGGAGGATGTATGGGGGATTGGTGTGGGAATTGAGGGCGGAGTCTTCACAAAAAGTGGATTAGTGAGTGCCCTGGAACAAGTTTTGTTAGgcgaaggaaagaaaatgagagaaaaaattgGAGTACTCAAAGAGCTTTGTAGGAAGGCTGATGAACCAAATGGGAGTTCAtctcaaaatttcaatactTTGCTAGAGCTTGTGACAAAATTTCAGATGGATTCATCTGCCAACTAG